From the genome of Geminocystis herdmanii PCC 6308, one region includes:
- a CDS encoding NAD(P)H-quinone oxidoreductase subunit F, with protein MIDFLVDYIWLIPLYGLLGAVFSLPWCFRFIRKTGPRPAAYINILMTLLSFVHDSIVYTHIWGKPAQSVVFPWFSIADFDLSLAIEISPVSVGALQLVTGISLVAQVFALGYMEKDWALARFFGMMGFFEAALGGLALSDSLLLSYGLLELLTLSTYLLVGFWYAQPLVVTAARDAFLTKRVGDILLLMGIVALSSDGAGLTFSQLQSWAETSPLPYSTATLIGLALIAGPIGKCAQFPLNLWLDEAMEGPNPASIMRNSIVVSAGAYVLIKLEPVFLLSPVVADTLIVIGAISAIGGSLIAIAQIDLKRTLCHSTSAYLGLVFIAVGLGHVDIAFLILFSHGVAKALLFMSAGSIILTTSGQNITEMGGIWSKMPVTTLSYMTGSAGIVALLPLGMLMTFSRWFNGSFTVSWWLLTILLIVNIVNAINFMRVFRLVFLGKPQAKTRRAPEIPWQMAVPMVSLIILTLVTSFVPLNYSLWLSPNSPILENDSIVIDYGIYLIIASGFIGCVIGAFLPLLRGWNRPIQKPIRIIQDILAYDFYLDKIYQFTIVAFVSNLAKLTTWFDRYIIDGVVNLVSLATIFSGSALKYNTSGQSQFYILTIIIGVSLLMWSILSGQWENIINYWSLY; from the coding sequence ATGATCGATTTTTTAGTAGATTATATCTGGTTAATACCCCTTTACGGTCTATTAGGTGCAGTATTTAGTTTACCTTGGTGTTTTCGATTTATTCGTAAAACTGGACCGCGCCCGGCGGCATATATTAATATATTAATGACACTGCTATCTTTTGTGCATGATAGTATTGTTTATACCCATATTTGGGGAAAACCTGCCCAAAGTGTTGTTTTTCCTTGGTTTAGCATTGCTGATTTCGATTTATCTTTAGCGATTGAAATTTCCCCTGTGAGTGTCGGTGCTTTACAATTAGTTACAGGGATTAGTTTAGTTGCCCAAGTATTTGCGTTAGGCTACATGGAGAAAGATTGGGCGTTAGCTCGTTTCTTCGGGATGATGGGATTTTTTGAAGCGGCTTTAGGAGGTTTAGCTTTAAGTGATTCTCTCTTACTTAGCTATGGTTTATTAGAGTTACTCACCCTTTCTACTTATTTATTAGTGGGCTTTTGGTATGCACAACCTCTCGTTGTCACCGCCGCCAGAGATGCTTTTTTGACGAAACGGGTGGGAGATATTCTTTTACTTATGGGCATTGTTGCCCTTTCTAGCGATGGTGCGGGTTTGACTTTCTCTCAATTGCAAAGTTGGGCAGAAACTTCCCCATTACCCTATTCTACCGCAACTTTGATCGGTTTAGCCTTAATTGCTGGTCCTATCGGTAAATGCGCTCAATTTCCTTTAAATCTCTGGCTTGATGAGGCGATGGAAGGTCCAAATCCTGCTAGTATTATGCGTAACTCGATCGTGGTGTCTGCTGGTGCTTATGTACTAATTAAGTTAGAACCAGTTTTCTTGTTATCTCCTGTGGTAGCGGATACTTTAATTGTTATCGGGGCAATTTCTGCCATTGGTGGTTCATTAATTGCCATAGCACAAATAGATCTCAAGCGTACATTGTGTCATTCTACTAGCGCTTATCTGGGGTTGGTATTTATTGCGGTGGGTTTAGGTCATGTGGACATCGCCTTTTTGATATTATTTAGTCATGGGGTGGCAAAGGCTTTACTTTTCATGAGTGCTGGTTCTATTATTTTAACTACCAGTGGTCAAAATATCACAGAAATGGGGGGAATTTGGTCAAAAATGCCTGTCACAACCCTTTCTTATATGACGGGAAGTGCTGGAATTGTGGCTTTGTTACCCTTGGGAATGTTGATGACTTTTTCTCGTTGGTTTAATGGTAGTTTTACCGTGTCATGGTGGTTGTTAACGATTCTTCTCATCGTCAATATTGTTAATGCCATTAATTTTATGAGGGTTTTTCGTTTAGTCTTTTTAGGTAAACCCCAAGCAAAAACTCGTCGAGCGCCAGAAATCCCTTGGCAAATGGCTGTGCCTATGGTAAGTTTAATTATCCTTACCCTTGTTACTTCTTTTGTACCTTTAAACTATTCTCTGTGGTTAAGTCCTAATTCTCCTATACTTGAGAATGATTCGATCGTGATTGACTATGGTATCTATTTAATCATTGCTTCTGGTTTTATCGGTTGTGTCATCGGTGCATTTCTGCCTTTGCTTCGTGGTTGGAATCGTCCGATACAAAAACCTATTCGTATTATTCAAGACATCTTAGCTTATGATTTCTACCTTGATAAAATTTATCAGTTTACGATCGTGGCTTTTGTCTCTAATTTAGCTAAACTTACCACATGGTTCGATCGATATATCATTGATGGAGTAGTAAACCTAGTCAGTTTAGCGACAATTTTCAGTGGTAGCGCCCTTAAATATAACACCTCTGGACAATCACAATTTTATATCCTAACCATTATTATCGGCGTAAGTTTATTAATGTGGTCAATATTAAGTGGACAATGGGAAAATATTATCAATTATTGGTCACTTTATTAA